A window of the Nitrospiraceae bacterium genome harbors these coding sequences:
- a CDS encoding M48 family metalloprotease, with product MNMRNNPIWSAALVTLSLMTAGCAEVQRVAEDTARQSGNPRLANVIHGTGSVVSSLLPIGYEEESSIGQAIALQVVARYGGMVDQPDLVRYVNLVGRAVALTSDRPDIPYRFAILDDNSINAFAAPAGYIFVTRGLLRQVQNEAELAAALGHEIAHVSQKHILEVIQRSKRLAGVTEAGLAYATANPNAFKGVIDGAVKKLLDEGLDQGKEIEADTLGEEFAARVGYDAGAYVTLLSRLRDLKGDDRALFKTHPNFSARIQAVQQTIQGKNLKLTGVLLPDRFGKYVKRV from the coding sequence GTGAATATGCGAAATAATCCCATCTGGTCCGCGGCTTTGGTGACCCTGAGCCTGATGACGGCTGGTTGCGCTGAAGTCCAACGAGTAGCGGAGGACACAGCCCGGCAATCCGGTAATCCTCGTCTGGCCAACGTGATCCACGGGACGGGCAGTGTGGTCAGTAGCTTGTTGCCGATCGGCTACGAAGAGGAATCCTCGATAGGCCAGGCAATTGCGTTGCAGGTCGTGGCGCGATACGGTGGCATGGTCGATCAGCCTGATTTGGTTCGGTATGTGAATCTGGTTGGGCGGGCGGTGGCCCTCACCTCTGACCGGCCGGACATTCCCTACCGTTTTGCCATCCTCGACGACAACTCGATCAATGCCTTCGCCGCCCCGGCCGGCTACATCTTCGTGACGCGAGGTCTTTTGCGCCAAGTGCAAAACGAAGCCGAATTGGCCGCGGCGTTGGGGCATGAGATCGCGCACGTCAGCCAAAAGCATATTCTCGAGGTGATTCAGCGAAGCAAACGGCTGGCCGGGGTTACGGAGGCCGGCCTGGCCTACGCGACGGCCAATCCCAATGCGTTTAAGGGCGTGATCGACGGAGCGGTGAAAAAATTGTTGGATGAAGGGTTGGATCAAGGAAAGGAAATCGAAGCCGATACCCTGGGCGAAGAATTTGCCGCGCGGGTCGGCTACGATGCCGGTGCCTATGTGACTCTGCTGAGCCGGCTGCGTGACCTGAAGGGCGACGACCGGGCGCTTTTCAAAACCCACCCGAATTTCTCGGCGAGGATCCAGGCCGTTCAACAGACGATACAGGGGAAGAATCTGAAGCTCACCGGCGTGTTGTTGCCGGACCGATTTGGGAAATACGTCAAACGGGTCTAA
- the queG gene encoding tRNA epoxyqueuosine(34) reductase QueG — protein sequence MTPATRSLAIKEAAHRLGFDAVGISIVTQPDSASEESGQVSDRYGRLTEWLRRGYQAGMTWMAKDPAKRADPNIVLPGCRSVVSVGLNYYSHHRADERPGHGRIARYAWGEDYHRILGERLTALGKDVQAICAEARSLTYVDTGPVMEKTWAQQAGLGWIGKHSNLVSARHGSWLLLGEILTTAELQPDEPGSDLCGTCRLCIQACPTGAIPEPYIVDARRCISYLTIEYRGDGSDVPEEVRRAIGNRIFGCDDCLDACPYNHAAEPSKEQRFQPTALTLAPDLSRLAKMEETEFSATFRLSPIKRAKASGLHRNIVWAQASTAPPRTAAPPRSE from the coding sequence ATGACCCCCGCGACGCGGTCGCTTGCAATTAAAGAGGCCGCACACAGGCTCGGGTTTGACGCGGTCGGGATCAGCATCGTGACGCAGCCGGACTCGGCATCGGAGGAGTCTGGGCAAGTAAGCGATCGCTATGGACGCCTGACCGAATGGCTCCGCCGCGGGTACCAGGCCGGCATGACCTGGATGGCCAAGGACCCTGCAAAACGCGCTGATCCCAACATCGTCCTTCCAGGCTGCCGCTCCGTCGTTTCAGTCGGCCTGAACTACTACAGCCACCACCGAGCCGATGAACGACCGGGGCACGGACGTATCGCCCGTTACGCCTGGGGAGAGGACTACCACCGCATTCTGGGCGAACGGCTCACCGCCCTTGGGAAGGACGTGCAGGCCATCTGCGCCGAGGCTCGCTCACTGACCTACGTCGACACGGGGCCGGTCATGGAAAAGACCTGGGCCCAGCAGGCCGGATTGGGATGGATCGGGAAACACTCGAATCTCGTCTCCGCCCGTCACGGCTCTTGGCTCTTGCTGGGCGAAATTCTCACGACGGCAGAACTCCAACCGGATGAACCAGGCAGCGACCTCTGCGGCACCTGCCGCCTCTGCATCCAGGCCTGCCCGACCGGGGCCATCCCCGAGCCCTACATCGTCGACGCCCGTCGCTGCATTTCGTACCTGACCATCGAGTACCGTGGCGACGGCTCGGACGTGCCGGAGGAGGTACGGCGAGCGATCGGCAACCGCATCTTCGGCTGCGACGATTGCCTTGACGCCTGTCCCTATAACCATGCAGCTGAACCCAGCAAGGAGCAGAGATTTCAGCCGACGGCACTCACGCTGGCGCCGGACCTCTCCCGGCTCGCCAAGATGGAGGAAACGGAATTCAGCGCCACCTTTCGTCTCAGCCCGATCAAGCGGGCCAAAGCATCCGGCCTGCACCGCAACATCGTCTGGGCGCAGGCCTCTACGGCCCCTCCCAGGACAGCAGCTCCACCACGCTCGGAGTGA
- a CDS encoding adenylate/guanylate cyclase domain-containing protein, producing the protein MAPGWLAHEESVVLTKPVQRVLSALAVGLGVFLLTVSLQASGWFEVAELKALDHLVRRYAEPAKADPNILLLAIDEASLEAFGRWPWPRDRHGYVVRYLKQAGAKAIVFDVMFFEPDENAEEFDQSFADDIAAAGNVFLPMLFQSDGPAPPPDLLRRATIGISGGESNAGSSVDRYPSLKMPIPSLAGAARGLGVINLSADADGPTRRVPLAGQVEGQWVPHLSLAVARALLGTETVSLNSERAMLGNTIVPLDAAGRLLADWHGALEQTYHRQRLSVGRVLQAFAQQQKGEKPSLDASIFKDKIVFIAGTAAGLYDLRVTPFSSQTPGVLIHMAALDNLLHGQALRQAPVWFSRLILFLLCIGSATTFMLVRSYLVKFGATLAMAVGYYALVAHAFSGHERWMDLVFPEAALLLTFGTAATVEYVTEGRQRRLMRAAFDKYMSAEVVEEIMRNPEAIKLGGEKKEISILFSDIAGFTTISEKMPPEELVTLLNRYLSAMTTIIKRNHRGNVNKYLGDGIMAIFGAPLDDAAHASRACSAALECQLELARLRAEWLKEGLPEIGARIGINSGACIVGNMGSDERMEYTVTGDSVNLASRLEGANKFYDTLILLGQRTAELAKNDVEVREVDLLRVKGKKEPVVVYELLCRRGELSEQKRSILDRYLEGLTAYKQRNFATAKARFAEALALDPADGPSRVYLERAAAYEVEPPAAAWDGVYELKSK; encoded by the coding sequence ATGGCACCCGGCTGGTTGGCGCATGAGGAGTCTGTGGTCCTGACGAAGCCCGTTCAACGCGTGCTCTCTGCCTTGGCTGTCGGCCTCGGCGTATTCCTACTCACCGTATCGCTTCAAGCCTCTGGTTGGTTCGAGGTCGCAGAACTCAAAGCACTGGATCACCTCGTCCGCCGGTATGCAGAACCTGCCAAAGCCGATCCCAATATCCTGCTGCTCGCCATCGATGAGGCGAGTCTCGAAGCGTTTGGCCGCTGGCCTTGGCCGCGCGATCGCCATGGCTATGTGGTGCGGTACCTCAAGCAGGCCGGCGCCAAAGCCATCGTGTTCGATGTCATGTTTTTCGAGCCGGATGAGAATGCCGAGGAATTCGACCAGTCGTTCGCCGATGATATTGCCGCTGCGGGCAATGTGTTTCTCCCGATGCTGTTTCAGTCTGACGGTCCGGCACCGCCTCCTGATCTGCTGCGACGAGCCACTATCGGGATCAGCGGGGGAGAATCGAACGCAGGTTCTTCCGTCGATCGGTACCCATCGTTAAAGATGCCGATTCCGTCATTGGCCGGCGCAGCTCGCGGATTGGGAGTCATCAACTTGTCTGCGGACGCCGACGGGCCGACGCGCCGGGTTCCGTTGGCCGGGCAGGTGGAGGGACAATGGGTTCCGCATCTTTCATTGGCAGTCGCCCGTGCGCTACTGGGGACGGAGACCGTTTCCTTGAACTCTGAGCGGGCCATGTTGGGAAACACCATCGTGCCGCTCGACGCGGCGGGACGTCTCCTGGCCGATTGGCATGGCGCGCTTGAGCAGACCTATCACCGTCAGCGGCTCTCGGTCGGCCGAGTCCTGCAGGCATTCGCGCAGCAGCAAAAGGGTGAGAAGCCGTCGCTGGATGCGTCGATTTTCAAAGATAAAATTGTCTTCATCGCCGGCACTGCGGCTGGGCTCTATGACCTGCGTGTCACGCCGTTCTCGAGCCAGACTCCCGGGGTGTTGATTCATATGGCGGCCCTCGACAATCTCTTGCACGGGCAGGCGCTACGCCAGGCGCCGGTCTGGTTCTCCCGGCTGATATTGTTCCTGCTTTGCATCGGTTCCGCCACCACCTTCATGCTCGTCAGGTCCTATCTCGTGAAGTTTGGGGCCACGCTTGCGATGGCCGTCGGTTACTACGCGCTCGTCGCCCATGCGTTTTCGGGCCATGAGCGCTGGATGGATCTCGTGTTTCCCGAAGCGGCGCTCCTGCTGACGTTCGGCACCGCGGCCACGGTCGAGTATGTGACGGAGGGCCGTCAGCGGCGCCTGATGCGGGCGGCCTTCGACAAGTATATGTCTGCGGAGGTGGTCGAGGAGATCATGCGCAATCCGGAGGCCATCAAGCTCGGTGGGGAGAAGAAGGAGATCTCGATCCTCTTTTCGGACATCGCCGGCTTCACGACCATTTCCGAAAAGATGCCGCCTGAAGAACTCGTTACGCTGTTGAACCGGTACCTCTCGGCCATGACCACCATCATTAAGCGCAACCACCGGGGCAACGTGAACAAGTACTTGGGCGATGGCATCATGGCGATCTTCGGTGCGCCGCTGGACGATGCCGCCCATGCGTCACGAGCCTGCTCCGCCGCGCTGGAGTGCCAGCTTGAGTTGGCGCGCTTGCGGGCGGAGTGGCTGAAGGAAGGTCTGCCGGAAATCGGTGCGCGCATCGGGATCAATTCCGGGGCTTGCATCGTCGGCAACATGGGGTCGGATGAGCGGATGGAGTATACAGTCACCGGGGACAGTGTGAACCTTGCCTCGCGTCTGGAGGGGGCTAACAAGTTTTATGACACCTTGATTCTCCTCGGGCAACGTACGGCGGAATTGGCCAAGAACGACGTTGAAGTGCGCGAGGTAGACCTGCTACGTGTAAAGGGCAAAAAGGAACCCGTCGTGGTCTATGAGCTGTTGTGCCGGCGGGGGGAATTGTCCGAACAGAAAAGAAGCATCCTCGACCGGTATCTCGAAGGGTTGACGGCCTATAAGCAGCGGAATTTTGCGACGGCGAAGGCCCGGTTTGCGGAGGCCTTGGCTCTCGATCCGGCGGACGGACCTTCACGTGTGTATCTGGAACGGGCGGCGGCCTACGAAGTGGAACCACCCGCTGCTGCCTGGGACGGCGTCTACGAATTGAAGTCGAAGTAG
- a CDS encoding HAMP domain-containing protein, whose amino-acid sequence MMRSVIRAGGLQRKFFFALLTVGMVPGVVALWATYHFSTASIKQAIGEGFQEIARSTALRLATAIDQEIDRAVRLALVPAHIRQPVKRSNAGLPVDGPRQAQPSFSDASETARYLREWAATSGHYVRVIVADRNGRLVASTDSVLRKPAEQPWWRETLQAPPATYYVSPLVPDPDLGQPVFYIGVPILEEKDGPAIGVIGLVIRREFLTDMILPIRVGDTGHGMLVDTQGTPLICPVLPSTAHLIPSSLMNRLATPQPLWLVAEDDAHGGRQAIVGAAPVRFGHALTPSSLGGHRWYAFIRQAPEETYAPVFSLLTTVGLIGFGLVLALSCFGFFVGHRIVRPISALRRDAESLRQNLTSPGPLPSEPPPTVTPSLYRTGDEIEDLAESFVAMRTVLEENFRTISAQQHELVRREKLASVGQLLAALAHDIRNPLGVIRSSAQVILGGDQEPGVRQEVARYIIEEVDKLSHRLNDFLRYARQKPPEFKSVVVEDVVRTALRQWQAQGRADRIAVDCRFGEGLPPVRIDPDQIKEAMINLLSNAAEAMPNGGRLTLVTVRGKQSDVLLEVTDSGSGIAPEHLPRLFEPFFTTKEYGTGLGLTNVRRLVEDNGGKIDVRSKPGEGSTFALHLPAATSTEEEQAPIALHGSGSAEGA is encoded by the coding sequence GTGATGCGCTCAGTGATCAGGGCCGGTGGGCTCCAGAGGAAGTTTTTCTTCGCCCTGTTGACCGTCGGCATGGTCCCGGGGGTCGTCGCTCTCTGGGCGACCTACCACTTCAGCACGGCCAGCATCAAACAGGCGATCGGAGAAGGATTTCAGGAGATCGCCCGTTCGACGGCGTTGCGACTGGCGACGGCCATCGACCAGGAGATCGACCGAGCGGTTCGATTGGCCCTGGTTCCAGCCCACATTCGTCAGCCGGTGAAGCGGTCCAACGCAGGCCTCCCGGTCGATGGCCCCCGCCAAGCCCAGCCTTCCTTCTCCGATGCATCGGAAACGGCCAGATACTTGCGCGAGTGGGCTGCCACCTCCGGTCACTATGTGCGCGTCATCGTGGCCGACCGGAACGGCCGCCTCGTCGCCAGCACCGACAGCGTGTTACGTAAACCGGCCGAACAGCCATGGTGGCGTGAGACACTGCAGGCGCCGCCCGCGACCTATTACGTGAGTCCTCTCGTCCCCGATCCGGATCTTGGCCAACCGGTTTTTTACATTGGCGTCCCGATTCTCGAAGAAAAAGATGGGCCCGCGATCGGTGTAATCGGGCTCGTGATTCGGCGAGAGTTTCTTACCGACATGATCCTCCCCATCCGTGTGGGAGACACCGGTCATGGCATGCTGGTCGATACCCAAGGCACGCCGTTGATCTGCCCCGTGCTCCCCTCCACAGCCCATTTGATTCCGTCGTCGCTCATGAATCGGCTGGCAACCCCGCAACCGCTCTGGCTGGTGGCCGAAGATGATGCTCACGGAGGGCGCCAGGCGATTGTCGGCGCTGCCCCGGTACGATTCGGCCATGCCTTAACGCCCTCCAGTCTCGGCGGGCATCGTTGGTATGCCTTCATCCGGCAGGCGCCCGAAGAAACCTATGCGCCGGTTTTCTCGCTGCTCACCACGGTCGGACTGATCGGATTCGGTCTTGTCCTCGCACTGTCCTGTTTCGGTTTTTTCGTGGGGCACCGCATTGTGAGGCCGATCTCGGCCTTGCGGCGCGATGCCGAATCCCTGCGACAAAACCTTACTTCGCCGGGGCCGCTGCCGTCGGAACCGCCGCCGACGGTGACACCCTCTCTGTACCGCACGGGGGATGAAATCGAAGACCTCGCTGAGAGCTTCGTCGCCATGAGGACGGTGCTGGAGGAAAACTTCAGAACCATCAGCGCCCAGCAACACGAACTGGTGCGGCGGGAGAAATTGGCGTCCGTCGGGCAGTTGCTGGCCGCCCTCGCTCACGACATTCGAAACCCCTTGGGCGTCATCCGCAGTTCCGCACAAGTCATCCTTGGTGGAGATCAAGAACCGGGAGTGCGACAAGAGGTGGCCCGCTACATCATCGAGGAGGTCGACAAGCTGTCCCATCGGCTGAACGATTTTCTCCGCTACGCGAGACAGAAGCCGCCTGAATTCAAGTCCGTCGTGGTAGAGGACGTCGTTCGCACAGCGCTCCGGCAGTGGCAGGCTCAGGGACGCGCCGATCGAATCGCCGTGGACTGCCGGTTTGGAGAAGGCCTGCCTCCGGTGCGCATCGACCCGGACCAGATCAAGGAGGCCATGATCAATCTGTTGTCGAATGCTGCGGAAGCGATGCCGAACGGGGGGAGGCTCACGCTTGTCACCGTCCGAGGTAAGCAGTCAGACGTGCTGCTCGAGGTGACGGATTCAGGAAGCGGGATTGCACCGGAGCATTTGCCTCGGCTGTTCGAGCCATTTTTCACGACCAAGGAGTATGGCACCGGCTTGGGGCTGACGAACGTGAGGCGGCTCGTCGAAGACAACGGCGGAAAGATCGATGTACGCAGCAAGCCTGGCGAAGGCAGTACTTTCGCCCTCCATCTTCCCGCTGCGACCTCCACCGAGGAGGAACAGGCCCCTATCGCCCTGCACGGATCAGGATCGGCAGAAGGCGCCTGA
- a CDS encoding sigma-54-dependent Fis family transcriptional regulator — protein MQAASLLIIEDEERMRRLFELVLKSTGHDLQFAASGAEALRLIQEQPAIDLIITDLQLGAVSGMDILEAARQQLPDVPVIIVTGYGTVKSAVEAMQKGAYDYISKPVDNDELKIVIGRALHLRQLSRDNRSLRADLHEQYGFDRMVSVSKQMDLVKRLAKEVAQTDATVLITGESGTGKDLLARAIHLASPRAQAPMVALNCAGIPEHLLESELFGFEKGAFTDAKKGKPGRFQLADHGTLFLDEIGEMSLTAQAKLLRVLEHHVVEPLGGVRSIKVDIRVIAATNQELPDLIKQGRFRLDLFYRLNVYQLRMPPLRERPEDIAPILGSFLDSARRERGSRIRGISQEALHIMERYGWPGNVRELHNVVEWLTITCKEGEISAEHLPASLRTGDALTASAPDSPPSLLSLGLSVEEVEKALLQEALQKSGGNISEASRLLKVTRNTLRYRMAKYNLSQPPG, from the coding sequence ATGCAGGCAGCCAGCCTACTCATCATCGAAGACGAAGAGCGCATGCGACGGCTCTTCGAACTCGTCCTGAAATCCACCGGGCATGACTTACAATTCGCCGCGTCCGGCGCCGAAGCCCTCCGCCTGATTCAGGAACAACCGGCGATCGACCTCATCATCACCGACCTGCAGCTGGGTGCCGTGTCCGGGATGGACATCCTGGAAGCCGCGCGGCAGCAACTGCCCGATGTGCCGGTCATCATCGTCACCGGCTATGGGACGGTGAAATCGGCGGTCGAAGCCATGCAGAAAGGCGCCTACGATTACATTTCCAAGCCGGTGGACAATGACGAACTGAAGATCGTGATCGGACGGGCGCTGCACCTGCGACAACTATCTCGCGACAACCGATCGCTTCGCGCGGATCTCCACGAACAATACGGATTCGACCGCATGGTGAGCGTATCGAAGCAAATGGACCTCGTCAAACGGCTGGCCAAGGAGGTCGCGCAAACGGACGCCACCGTGCTCATCACCGGTGAGAGCGGTACCGGCAAAGATCTATTGGCCCGCGCCATCCACCTGGCAAGCCCTCGCGCGCAAGCTCCGATGGTCGCCTTGAACTGCGCCGGAATCCCCGAACACCTCCTGGAGTCCGAGCTGTTCGGATTCGAGAAGGGCGCATTCACCGACGCGAAGAAAGGCAAACCGGGCCGGTTCCAACTGGCCGACCACGGCACGTTGTTCCTCGACGAAATCGGTGAAATGAGCCTGACCGCGCAAGCGAAGCTGCTGCGCGTCCTGGAACACCATGTCGTCGAACCATTGGGCGGTGTGCGCAGCATCAAAGTCGACATCCGCGTCATCGCAGCCACCAACCAAGAACTGCCCGATCTGATCAAGCAAGGACGCTTTCGCCTGGACCTGTTCTATCGATTGAACGTCTATCAACTCCGCATGCCGCCGCTCCGTGAACGGCCCGAGGATATCGCTCCGATTCTCGGATCATTCTTGGACAGCGCCCGACGCGAACGGGGTAGTCGCATCCGAGGAATCAGCCAGGAAGCGCTGCACATCATGGAGCGATACGGATGGCCCGGCAACGTGCGGGAACTGCACAATGTCGTGGAATGGCTGACGATCACGTGCAAGGAGGGTGAAATCTCCGCGGAGCATTTGCCGGCCTCGCTGCGGACCGGCGACGCACTGACGGCATCCGCGCCAGACAGTCCCCCGTCGCTACTATCCCTGGGACTGTCGGTCGAGGAGGTGGAAAAAGCTCTTCTTCAAGAAGCCCTGCAAAAAAGCGGCGGCAACATCTCTGAGGCAAGCCGCCTGCTCAAGGTCACACGCAACACACTTCGATATCGCATGGCCAAATACAACCTTTCGCAGCCGCCAGGGTGA
- a CDS encoding response regulator: MIQAKVLIVDDEVVVAEDIRRQLRSIGYVVVGVASSGADAIRLAGEHVPDLILMDVKLKGPMDGIETARSIQQQYEIPVIYLTAFADDDTLQRARHTLPLAYLIKPFVSSDLRAAVELALFRHRVSRMVEQRGRWLSAVVKAMGDAVVTIDRDSRVTMLNPAAEGLTGWSEAEAVGKDVDEIVVLMDPVTRQPLPRSAQRVLQSQSETESGGRAAILRHRHGGECRISDSSALIHDEQGVTTGMVMVFRLAGD, from the coding sequence ATGATACAGGCCAAAGTTCTCATCGTTGACGATGAAGTTGTCGTGGCGGAGGATATTCGCCGACAGCTTCGGTCTATCGGCTACGTGGTGGTCGGGGTGGCATCCTCGGGCGCCGATGCCATTCGGCTCGCCGGCGAGCACGTCCCTGATCTCATCTTGATGGATGTCAAACTGAAGGGCCCGATGGACGGCATCGAGACCGCCCGAAGCATCCAGCAGCAATATGAAATCCCTGTGATCTACCTCACGGCCTTTGCGGATGACGACACACTTCAGCGCGCGCGCCATACGTTGCCACTGGCCTACCTCATCAAACCCTTCGTCAGCAGCGATCTCCGCGCCGCCGTGGAACTTGCCTTGTTCCGGCACCGGGTGTCGCGGATGGTGGAACAGCGCGGGCGTTGGTTGAGCGCCGTGGTCAAGGCTATGGGGGATGCGGTCGTGACCATCGATCGAGACAGCCGTGTGACGATGTTGAATCCGGCTGCTGAGGGGTTGACCGGCTGGTCCGAGGCAGAGGCGGTTGGCAAGGATGTCGATGAGATTGTGGTGCTCATGGATCCAGTGACTCGCCAACCTCTTCCAAGGTCCGCCCAGCGAGTCCTTCAGTCGCAGAGCGAGACTGAATCGGGCGGTCGCGCCGCCATCCTGCGGCATCGTCATGGCGGTGAATGCCGCATCAGCGACAGTTCGGCGCTCATTCATGACGAACAGGGTGTGACGACTGGCATGGTGATGGTTTTTCGTCTGGCCGGCGACTGA
- a CDS encoding SH3 domain-containing protein: MMETTMNWGRVLGLTIALLSIGTAGWAETVYVQAKTGQLRSGKTSLDGVVANVKFGDALEVLGRDGSWLDVKTSNGARGWIFSNKTSSSKPSGGSDMLAKLGQSMRAGDASSTTASAGARGLDKASEGYANRTGIGAKDREAVDRMTAYQMADQDVEEFLREGGLGEYAK, encoded by the coding sequence GTGATGGAAACAACGATGAATTGGGGAAGGGTGCTGGGGCTGACGATCGCTTTGTTGTCGATCGGGACTGCCGGCTGGGCGGAAACCGTCTACGTGCAGGCCAAGACGGGACAATTGCGTTCCGGCAAGACATCGCTCGACGGCGTCGTGGCCAACGTCAAATTTGGTGATGCCTTGGAAGTGCTCGGTCGTGACGGGAGCTGGTTGGACGTGAAGACCTCGAACGGCGCGCGCGGGTGGATTTTCTCCAATAAGACTTCATCCAGCAAACCTTCCGGCGGTAGTGACATGTTAGCCAAGTTGGGACAGAGCATGCGGGCCGGGGATGCCTCGTCCACGACCGCGTCGGCCGGTGCCCGCGGCCTCGACAAGGCGTCCGAAGGCTATGCGAATCGGACCGGCATTGGGGCGAAGGACCGGGAAGCGGTTGACCGAATGACCGCCTATCAGATGGCGGATCAGGATGTGGAGGAGTTTCTCCGGGAAGGAGGGCTCGGTGAATATGCGAAATAA
- a CDS encoding DGQHR domain-containing protein, with protein MLATRIRQKEGLFYFIAYKAAALLDKIQFTSRYYFEGEEIAAASVGEHDEVAKFISGIERSEKGFQRILNRQKIKQIVNFYETVVSQPMVPGTILLFTDETLAFRRAGESDSVGHLSEPKGRYLVIDGQHRLAGLHFFRDKHPDQIDQVEVPCVLFDGRSADFATEMFVIINSTHTRINRSHLVDLYEKVSWESPEKKFAAKVANLLYGEDDSPLQYKINRLGGRSKQEKWILQSEMFNELLKVVLSHKRWMDSHLAMRADRFYALVRDYLKGVKDVMGDIWGNNERYMFTRDVTLKALIRVLNDLIVDRKLITDWETQRSHKPFVELLAPWAELTKEFRADGFYERFPAKGQLERVRRVHQRLLEAMTS; from the coding sequence ATGCTCGCGACGCGAATCAGGCAGAAAGAGGGGCTCTTCTATTTCATTGCCTACAAGGCTGCGGCGTTACTCGACAAGATCCAGTTCACGAGTCGGTACTATTTCGAGGGCGAAGAGATTGCCGCTGCTTCCGTCGGGGAACACGATGAAGTCGCCAAATTTATCTCGGGAATCGAGCGGAGCGAGAAGGGCTTTCAGCGCATACTCAATCGTCAGAAGATCAAACAGATCGTGAATTTTTACGAGACGGTGGTTTCCCAGCCAATGGTCCCTGGTACGATTTTGCTGTTCACCGATGAGACCCTGGCGTTCCGCAGAGCCGGTGAGTCGGACTCGGTCGGGCATCTCAGTGAGCCGAAGGGCCGGTACCTCGTCATCGATGGCCAGCATCGATTGGCCGGGCTGCATTTCTTTCGGGATAAACATCCTGATCAAATTGACCAGGTCGAAGTACCTTGTGTCCTGTTCGACGGTCGAAGCGCGGACTTCGCGACAGAAATGTTCGTCATCATCAATTCGACCCACACCCGGATCAATCGCTCCCATCTCGTGGATCTGTACGAAAAGGTCTCCTGGGAAAGCCCGGAGAAGAAATTCGCCGCCAAGGTGGCCAATCTGCTGTATGGCGAGGATGATTCTCCCCTACAATACAAGATCAATCGCTTGGGGGGACGGAGTAAGCAGGAGAAATGGATTTTGCAGTCTGAAATGTTCAATGAGCTCCTGAAAGTGGTGCTGTCCCACAAGCGATGGATGGATTCGCATTTGGCCATGAGGGCGGACCGATTCTATGCCCTCGTTCGGGACTACCTGAAGGGCGTGAAAGACGTGATGGGCGACATCTGGGGCAACAACGAGCGCTATATGTTTACGCGTGACGTGACGCTCAAGGCTCTGATACGGGTGCTCAACGATCTGATCGTGGATCGCAAGCTGATCACGGACTGGGAAACCCAGCGCAGTCACAAGCCGTTTGTCGAGTTGCTCGCCCCTTGGGCGGAACTCACCAAGGAGTTTCGTGCAGATGGGTTTTACGAACGGTTCCCTGCCAAAGGGCAGCTGGAAAGGGTTCGCCGGGTGCATCAGCGGCTACTTGAGGCAATGACGAGCTAG